One Leifsonia shinshuensis DNA window includes the following coding sequences:
- a CDS encoding APC family permease: MTSTSDTAVSVTPHTAAHRRLGVPAVTFMIVAASAPLTVLAGGVTTTFAVTGVLGVPLSFLLLGVVLAIFAVGYAAMSRYVTNAGAFYSYVSQGIGRPLGVGVSIVALVSYNAMQIGVYGLFGYQVASLLNTKFGWDLPWWLPIIVCIAIVGVLGVNRVDLSAKVLGVLVALEFLVVIVYDVAAFVVAPEGVSAQALSPSALFVPGIGAVFAFGIAAFMGFEGAAIYGEEAKDPKRTVARATYTAVGVIALFYALSSWAMTIASGPSHVIKDSTEQGPNLIFSFLESNVGVLISDIAQVLFITSLFASLVSFHNAVARYFFSLGREGVLPSWLARVRAHSRAPWAGSLAQTVLALVVIAAFALASVGWVPPKGAPAILFPVLTLFSWLTNTGALGLVLLMAIVSFAVIGFFRRSHHGLGAWQRVVAPVVSGLGLTAVFVLIVVYFNTLLTSDPTAPPSATTFLLPAIVILSGVIGVVWGYVLKRRNPRVYAQIGHGTEEQNAPEL, from the coding sequence GTGACCTCCACCTCTGACACCGCTGTCAGCGTCACCCCCCACACCGCTGCCCACCGCCGGCTCGGCGTGCCCGCCGTCACCTTCATGATCGTCGCCGCCTCCGCGCCGCTGACTGTCCTGGCCGGCGGCGTCACGACGACCTTCGCCGTCACCGGCGTGCTCGGCGTGCCGTTGTCGTTCCTGCTGCTCGGCGTCGTGCTCGCGATCTTCGCGGTCGGCTACGCCGCGATGAGCCGGTACGTCACCAACGCGGGAGCGTTCTACTCCTACGTCTCGCAGGGCATCGGGCGTCCGCTCGGCGTCGGCGTCTCCATCGTCGCGCTCGTGTCGTACAACGCCATGCAGATCGGCGTCTACGGGCTGTTCGGCTATCAGGTCGCCTCCCTCCTGAACACGAAGTTCGGCTGGGATCTGCCGTGGTGGCTCCCGATCATCGTCTGCATCGCGATCGTCGGCGTCCTGGGCGTGAACCGGGTCGACCTGTCGGCGAAGGTGCTCGGCGTGCTGGTCGCGCTGGAGTTCCTCGTCGTCATCGTCTACGACGTGGCGGCGTTCGTCGTCGCGCCGGAGGGGGTCAGCGCGCAGGCGCTCAGCCCGTCCGCCCTGTTCGTGCCCGGCATCGGCGCCGTCTTCGCGTTCGGCATCGCCGCGTTCATGGGCTTCGAGGGCGCCGCGATCTACGGCGAGGAGGCCAAGGACCCGAAGCGCACGGTCGCCCGGGCCACCTACACGGCCGTCGGCGTGATCGCGCTGTTCTACGCGCTGTCGTCCTGGGCGATGACCATCGCCTCCGGTCCGAGTCACGTGATCAAGGACTCCACCGAGCAGGGACCGAACCTGATCTTCTCGTTCCTGGAGTCGAACGTCGGCGTGCTCATCAGCGACATCGCCCAGGTGCTCTTCATCACCAGCCTGTTCGCGTCGCTCGTCAGCTTCCACAACGCCGTCGCGCGTTACTTCTTCTCCCTCGGCCGGGAGGGCGTGCTGCCGTCGTGGCTGGCCCGGGTGCGCGCGCACAGCCGGGCGCCGTGGGCCGGGTCGCTCGCCCAGACCGTCCTCGCGCTCGTCGTGATCGCCGCGTTCGCGCTCGCCAGCGTCGGCTGGGTGCCGCCGAAGGGAGCGCCGGCGATCCTGTTCCCGGTGCTGACGCTGTTCTCGTGGCTGACCAACACCGGCGCTCTCGGGCTGGTCCTGCTGATGGCGATCGTGTCCTTCGCGGTCATCGGCTTCTTCCGCCGCTCGCACCACGGGCTCGGCGCCTGGCAGCGGGTCGTCGCCCCGGTGGTGTCGGGGCTCGGACTGACGGCGGTCTTCGTCCTCATCGTCGTGTACTTCAACACCCTGCTGACCAGCGACCCCACGGCGCCGCCGTCGGCGACCACGTTCCTCCTCCCGGCGATCGTCATCCTCTCCGGTGTCATCGGGGTGGTCTGGGGCTACGTCCTCAAGCGCCGCAACCCGCGCGTCTACGCCCAGATCGGCCACGGCACCGAGGAGCAGAACGCCCCCGAGCTGTAA
- a CDS encoding aldehyde dehydrogenase family protein gives MTDVRDLLDRVSAPEGGGRPIHDPATGAVIGFAPEATVEELDAAVARARAAQPAWEALGHEARSAALVAAADAVDAHAEELARLLSREQGKPLNGPNARFELGACSAWLRTNAALQLEPEVLVDDGQTHAELHYRAAGVVGAIGPWNWPLMIAIWQLAPALRMGNTVVVKPSEYTPLSVLALVDVLNEALPADVLVAVSGGREVGSRLASHPDIDKVMFTGSTATGRKIIESSAGNLARLTLELGGNDAGIVLPGTDAKAIAQDLFWGAFINTGQTCAALKRLYVHDSVYDEVVDALAEVAKATPMGNGLDEDNVLGPLQNKQQFDIVNRLVEDAKAHGGRVVTGGSPATELGELFYPITLVADVSDGVALVDEEQFGPALPIIRYTDVEDAIAGANRLDVGLGGSVWGPDRDEAVAVANRMHAGTVWINSHGGVHPMIPFGGVKGSGYGVEFGVEGLKAVAVHRVING, from the coding sequence ATGACCGATGTCCGCGACCTGCTCGACCGCGTCAGCGCACCCGAGGGCGGGGGCCGGCCCATCCACGACCCGGCCACCGGCGCAGTCATCGGATTCGCCCCCGAGGCGACCGTCGAAGAGCTGGACGCGGCCGTCGCGCGTGCCCGGGCGGCGCAGCCCGCGTGGGAGGCGCTCGGCCACGAGGCGCGTTCGGCCGCGCTGGTGGCCGCTGCGGACGCCGTTGACGCCCACGCCGAGGAGCTCGCCCGGCTGCTCTCGCGCGAGCAGGGCAAGCCCCTGAACGGGCCGAACGCGCGTTTCGAGCTGGGCGCGTGCTCCGCCTGGCTGCGCACCAACGCGGCCCTCCAGCTGGAGCCGGAGGTGCTGGTCGACGACGGCCAGACGCACGCCGAGCTGCACTACCGCGCGGCCGGCGTCGTCGGTGCGATCGGCCCGTGGAACTGGCCGCTGATGATCGCGATCTGGCAGCTCGCCCCTGCCCTGCGGATGGGCAACACCGTCGTGGTGAAGCCGTCCGAGTACACGCCGCTGAGCGTGCTCGCGCTGGTCGACGTGCTGAACGAGGCGCTGCCGGCCGACGTGCTCGTCGCCGTCTCCGGCGGCCGCGAGGTCGGCTCGCGGCTGGCCTCCCACCCCGACATCGACAAGGTCATGTTCACCGGCTCCACCGCGACCGGCCGGAAGATCATCGAGAGCTCGGCGGGCAACCTCGCCCGGCTCACCCTGGAGCTCGGCGGCAACGACGCCGGGATCGTGCTGCCGGGCACGGATGCGAAGGCGATCGCGCAGGACCTGTTCTGGGGCGCCTTCATCAACACCGGCCAGACCTGCGCGGCGCTCAAGCGCCTGTACGTGCACGACTCCGTCTACGACGAGGTCGTGGACGCCCTGGCCGAGGTCGCGAAGGCCACCCCGATGGGCAACGGGCTGGACGAGGACAACGTGCTCGGCCCACTGCAGAACAAGCAGCAGTTCGACATCGTGAACCGCCTGGTGGAGGATGCCAAGGCCCACGGCGGCCGTGTCGTCACCGGCGGCTCGCCCGCCACCGAGCTGGGCGAGCTGTTCTACCCGATCACGCTGGTGGCCGACGTCTCCGACGGGGTCGCTCTCGTCGACGAGGAGCAATTCGGTCCTGCGCTGCCGATCATCCGCTACACCGACGTGGAGGACGCGATCGCGGGCGCGAACCGGCTCGACGTCGGCCTCGGCGGATCGGTCTGGGGACCGGACCGCGACGAAGCCGTCGCCGTCGCGAACCGCATGCACGCCGGCACGGTGTGGATCAACTCGCACGGCGGCGTGCACCCGATGATCCCGTTCGGCGGCGTGAAGGGCTCCGGCTACGGCGTCGAGTTCGGCGTCGAAGGGCTCAAGGCCGTCGCGGTGCACCGCGTCATCAACGGCTGA
- a CDS encoding AraC-like ligand-binding domain-containing protein, producing the protein MRSIVLPELLRSSESAPVLDFSGFRTAVSESFVPLQVTSDRPEPFFGRIRSAEADEIHVSEVSASQHVVERTPELIARADRDYFKLSLMLSGTGLLIQEGREAVLRPGDLAVYDTHRPYTLVFDDDFRTVVVMFPKHLLGLPPELVSQLTGVRFDGSAGVGCIVAPFLGQLVGNLDQLSGATGARLAHSALDLTATLFSDHLGTAAELANPHHALMGRIRDYIEANLSSVDLGPAQIAAVHFISTRHLQGLFQEQGTTVSAWIRSRRLERCRRELMDPLSAGRSVAAIATRWGFVDAAHFSRVFKAAYGESPSDARAAGLA; encoded by the coding sequence ATGAGGTCGATCGTGCTACCCGAGCTTCTCCGGTCCTCCGAATCCGCGCCCGTGCTCGATTTCAGCGGCTTCCGGACGGCGGTGTCGGAATCCTTCGTGCCCCTCCAGGTGACCAGCGACCGGCCCGAGCCGTTCTTCGGGCGGATCCGCTCGGCGGAGGCCGACGAGATCCACGTGTCGGAGGTGAGCGCCTCGCAGCACGTCGTGGAGCGCACCCCCGAGCTGATCGCGCGCGCCGACCGCGACTACTTCAAGCTGAGCCTCATGCTCTCGGGCACCGGGCTGCTCATCCAGGAGGGGCGGGAGGCCGTGCTGCGGCCCGGCGACCTCGCCGTCTACGACACCCACCGGCCGTACACGCTCGTCTTCGACGACGACTTCCGCACCGTGGTCGTGATGTTCCCGAAGCACCTGCTGGGGCTGCCTCCGGAGCTGGTGTCGCAGCTCACCGGCGTGCGGTTCGACGGCAGCGCAGGGGTCGGCTGCATCGTCGCGCCGTTCCTCGGACAGCTCGTCGGCAACCTCGATCAGCTCTCCGGCGCGACAGGGGCCCGGCTGGCCCACAGCGCCCTCGACCTGACCGCGACCCTCTTCTCCGACCACCTGGGCACGGCCGCCGAGCTCGCCAACCCGCACCACGCGCTCATGGGGCGCATCCGCGACTACATCGAGGCGAACCTGTCGTCCGTGGACCTCGGCCCCGCGCAGATCGCGGCCGTCCACTTCATCTCCACCCGCCACCTGCAGGGGCTGTTCCAGGAGCAGGGCACCACCGTCTCCGCCTGGATCCGCTCGCGCCGCCTCGAGCGCTGCCGCCGCGAGCTGATGGACCCGCTGTCGGCCGGCCGTTCGGTGGCCGCCATCGCGACCCGCTGGGGGTTCGTGGACGCCGCCCACTTCAGCCGGGTGTTCAAGGCCGCGTACGGGGAGTCGCCGTCGGACGCCCGCGCCGCCGGGCTCGCCTGA
- a CDS encoding phosphotransferase enzyme family protein, which produces MLDPVAVDPATDVARRALSEFGIPSEAGLRLVNRRENVVFRVTTATGDWALKVHRPGYHTDSEIESESAFLQTLAGAGVGVARPLGLGDGTHVAHVPDPLGRAVQVSLQEWLPAATPLGSSPETFTGRASPAAAGLRELGRTIALLHDCAERSGAPAGYDRRAWDAAGLCGPDALWGRAHDLPTLSAEQRATLARVEDVLARDLAGLDRTAASYGPIHADLTLENVLVSDGRVVVIDFDDCGEGWYLFDLATACFFLTGHPQGDELVAAVLDGYRSQRPLTRHDAGAWHPLLLARALSYLAWSVERPDEEATRFHLSHLLPHILRASTLYLATGRTGWPDLDVARLTSPNPTPGAAS; this is translated from the coding sequence GTGCTCGACCCCGTGGCCGTCGACCCGGCGACGGATGTCGCGCGGCGGGCTCTGAGTGAGTTCGGCATCCCGTCGGAGGCCGGACTCCGGCTCGTCAACCGCCGGGAGAACGTCGTCTTCCGCGTCACGACCGCGACCGGCGACTGGGCGCTGAAGGTGCACCGGCCCGGGTACCACACCGACAGCGAGATCGAGTCGGAGTCGGCGTTCCTCCAGACGCTGGCCGGGGCCGGCGTGGGCGTGGCTCGACCGCTCGGTCTCGGCGACGGCACCCACGTCGCGCACGTTCCGGACCCGCTCGGCCGGGCCGTCCAGGTGTCCCTGCAGGAGTGGCTGCCCGCCGCGACCCCGCTCGGGTCGTCGCCCGAGACCTTCACCGGGCGCGCGAGTCCGGCCGCCGCCGGCCTCCGGGAGCTCGGCCGCACGATCGCCCTCCTGCACGACTGCGCCGAGCGCTCGGGCGCGCCCGCCGGCTACGACCGGCGCGCGTGGGACGCCGCCGGACTCTGCGGACCCGACGCGCTCTGGGGACGCGCCCACGACCTCCCCACGCTCTCCGCCGAACAGCGCGCGACGCTGGCGCGGGTGGAGGACGTCCTCGCCCGCGACCTGGCCGGACTCGACCGCACGGCCGCGAGCTACGGCCCCATCCACGCCGACCTCACCCTGGAGAACGTGCTCGTCTCGGACGGCCGGGTCGTCGTCATCGACTTCGACGACTGCGGCGAGGGCTGGTATCTGTTCGACCTCGCGACGGCGTGCTTCTTCCTCACCGGGCACCCGCAGGGCGACGAGCTGGTCGCAGCGGTGCTCGACGGCTACCGCTCGCAGCGGCCGCTCACCCGCCACGACGCCGGCGCCTGGCATCCGCTGCTGCTCGCCCGGGCGCTCTCGTACCTCGCGTGGTCGGTCGAGCGTCCCGACGAGGAGGCGACGCGCTTCCACCTCTCCCACCTCCTCCCCCATATCCTCCGCGCCTCGACGCTGTACCTCGCCACCGGCCGTACCGGCTGGCCCGACCTCGATGTCGCCCGCCTGACGTCCCCGAACCCCACACCCGGAGCAGCCTCATGA
- a CDS encoding primary-amine oxidase — translation MSAHAHASTTTSPVAVTHPLDALTADELVAGRAILAAAGLLTETTRFPNVLPVEPEREAVAAFRPGDAIERRILFVLLDTATGRAAEAIVSVTAGEVVGHRELNTAEAPYGQPQYLFEEYARAEEIAKASAEWRAAMRRRGLEDRIDLAFCAPLAPGHFNRADEVGRRAIRSLTFLRDHADDSPWSHPVEGLIVHIDLTRGEVIRVEDDGDIPVPDLDGNYGAATTGPARTTLKPIEISQPEGPSFHVDGHAVEWENWKFRLGFNAREGLVLNQVTFRDGGEDRSVLYRASVPEMVVPYGDTTPTRFWISYFDAGEYLLGKNANTLTLGCDCLGVIHYFDGVVADDHGNPVTIPQAVCMHEEDYGVLWKHTDLNGTAEVRRSRRLVVSYFSTIGNYDYGFFWYFYLDGTIQVEAKATGIVFAGAGIPGSSDPHATEIAPGLFAPVHQHLFCARLDVAIDGDRNSLSEVDVVGIPTGPDNPYGNAFTWTTTPIYRESEGGRLANPATSRVWEVTSSTRRNAVGRPTAFHLIPQPGATLMAQPDSSVFARATFATKHLWATRFDPAERFPAGDYPNAHAGGAGLPAWTAADRSLAGENIVLWHVFGPTHIPRPEDWPVMPVDYSGFALKPYGFLDRNPALDLPEGAHGGAAGGACCEDGECRCGES, via the coding sequence ATGTCCGCGCACGCTCACGCCTCCACCACCACCAGCCCGGTCGCCGTCACGCACCCGCTCGACGCCCTCACCGCCGACGAGCTCGTCGCCGGGCGCGCGATCCTGGCCGCCGCGGGCCTCCTCACCGAGACCACGCGCTTCCCGAACGTGCTGCCGGTCGAGCCCGAGCGGGAGGCCGTGGCCGCGTTCCGGCCCGGCGACGCCATCGAGCGCCGCATCCTGTTCGTGCTGCTCGACACCGCCACCGGACGCGCGGCCGAGGCGATCGTGTCGGTGACGGCGGGCGAGGTCGTCGGCCACCGCGAGCTGAACACGGCCGAGGCGCCGTACGGGCAGCCCCAGTACCTCTTCGAGGAGTACGCGCGGGCGGAGGAGATCGCCAAGGCCTCCGCGGAGTGGCGGGCGGCGATGCGGCGGCGCGGCCTGGAGGACCGGATCGACCTGGCGTTCTGCGCGCCGCTGGCGCCCGGCCACTTCAACCGCGCCGACGAGGTGGGCCGCCGCGCCATCCGCAGCCTGACCTTCCTGCGCGACCATGCCGACGACTCGCCCTGGTCGCACCCGGTCGAAGGCCTCATCGTCCACATCGACCTGACCCGCGGCGAGGTGATCCGGGTGGAGGACGACGGCGACATCCCGGTGCCCGACCTGGACGGCAACTACGGCGCCGCGACGACCGGTCCGGCGCGCACCACGCTCAAGCCCATCGAGATCAGCCAGCCGGAGGGGCCGAGCTTCCACGTCGACGGCCACGCGGTCGAGTGGGAGAACTGGAAGTTCCGGCTCGGCTTCAATGCCCGCGAAGGGCTGGTGCTGAACCAGGTGACCTTCCGCGACGGCGGTGAGGACCGCTCCGTGCTGTACCGGGCGTCGGTGCCGGAGATGGTCGTGCCCTACGGCGACACCACGCCGACCCGGTTCTGGATCAGCTACTTCGACGCGGGCGAGTACCTGCTGGGCAAGAACGCGAACACCCTGACGCTCGGCTGCGACTGCCTCGGCGTCATCCACTACTTCGACGGTGTCGTCGCCGACGACCACGGGAACCCCGTGACCATCCCGCAAGCCGTGTGCATGCACGAGGAGGACTACGGCGTGCTCTGGAAGCACACCGATCTGAACGGCACGGCGGAGGTTCGCCGGTCGCGGCGGCTGGTCGTCTCGTACTTCTCGACCATCGGCAACTACGACTACGGGTTCTTCTGGTACTTCTACCTCGACGGGACGATCCAGGTGGAGGCCAAGGCGACCGGCATCGTCTTCGCCGGCGCCGGCATCCCGGGCAGCAGCGATCCGCACGCCACCGAGATCGCGCCGGGACTGTTCGCCCCTGTGCACCAGCACCTGTTCTGCGCCCGACTGGATGTCGCGATCGACGGCGATCGCAACTCGCTGTCCGAGGTGGATGTCGTCGGCATCCCGACCGGCCCGGACAACCCGTACGGCAACGCGTTCACCTGGACGACGACCCCGATCTATCGGGAGTCGGAGGGCGGCCGGCTCGCGAACCCGGCGACCTCCCGGGTCTGGGAGGTCACGAGCTCCACGCGCAGGAACGCCGTCGGCAGGCCGACGGCCTTCCACCTCATCCCGCAGCCCGGCGCGACGCTGATGGCACAACCGGACTCGAGCGTGTTCGCGCGCGCGACGTTCGCGACCAAGCACCTGTGGGCGACGCGGTTCGACCCGGCGGAGCGGTTCCCGGCGGGGGACTACCCGAACGCCCACGCGGGCGGCGCCGGTCTGCCGGCCTGGACCGCGGCGGACCGCTCGCTGGCCGGGGAGAACATCGTGCTCTGGCACGTCTTCGGCCCGACCCACATCCCGCGGCCGGAGGACTGGCCGGTCATGCCCGTCGACTACTCCGGGTTCGCGCTCAAGCCCTACGGCTTCCTCGACCGGAACCCGGCGCTGGATCTGCCGGAGGGCGCCCACGGCGGCGCGGCGGGCGGGGCGTGCTGCGAAGACGGGGAGTGCCGCTGCGGGGAGAGCTGA
- a CDS encoding aspartate aminotransferase family protein — protein MTDLLTRRFGTLGPYSPLFYDRPLEFVRAEGVWLTDANGDRYLDGYNNVPHVGHAHPRVVAAIAEQAATLNIHTRYLNDRVVDYAERLLATFDAAIDRIVFTNSGSESNDLAFRIATQHSGASGILISDFSYHGHTQALARVTTGLRTHEGLGPHVRTLRIPDLDGADRGRPAEEVLDAALREADEAIASLQAAGFGVATVLFDSLFSTEGLNRVPSGYVSGLAARVRRAGGLVIADEVQSGFGRTGRSFWGHRNHGIVPDLVTMGKPMGNGHPLGGVAMPAALLDEFGPRNMYFNTFGGNPVSAAAGLAVLDVLEDEGLVERAQRNGQVIREALARLGAEHPWIGAPKGDGLFFGVEVYDRPAFAAGALPDPARTKAVVEAMRDRRVLISRIGRHDSVLKMRPPLAIQAPEVDLLLATFADALTSVA, from the coding sequence ATGACCGACCTCCTGACCCGCCGCTTCGGCACCCTCGGCCCGTACAGCCCGCTCTTCTACGACCGGCCCCTCGAGTTCGTGCGCGCCGAGGGGGTCTGGCTGACCGACGCGAACGGCGACAGGTACCTGGACGGCTACAACAACGTCCCGCACGTGGGCCACGCGCACCCGCGGGTCGTCGCCGCGATCGCGGAGCAGGCCGCCACGCTCAACATCCACACCCGCTACCTGAACGACCGCGTCGTGGACTACGCCGAGCGGCTGCTGGCGACCTTCGACGCCGCGATCGACCGGATCGTGTTCACGAACAGCGGCTCGGAGTCGAACGACCTGGCGTTCCGGATCGCGACCCAGCACTCCGGCGCGTCCGGCATCCTGATCTCCGACTTCAGCTATCACGGCCACACCCAGGCGCTCGCCCGGGTCACGACCGGGCTGCGCACGCACGAAGGACTCGGCCCGCACGTGCGGACGCTGCGCATCCCCGACCTCGACGGGGCCGACCGCGGACGGCCCGCCGAGGAGGTACTCGACGCCGCCCTCCGGGAGGCGGACGAGGCGATCGCCTCTCTGCAGGCGGCCGGCTTCGGCGTCGCCACCGTGCTCTTCGACTCGCTGTTCTCGACCGAGGGGCTCAACCGGGTGCCGTCCGGCTATGTCAGCGGGCTCGCCGCCCGGGTTCGCCGGGCCGGCGGCCTGGTGATCGCCGACGAGGTGCAGTCCGGCTTCGGCCGCACGGGCCGGAGCTTCTGGGGCCACCGCAACCACGGCATCGTCCCGGACCTGGTGACGATGGGCAAGCCGATGGGCAACGGCCACCCGCTCGGCGGCGTCGCGATGCCGGCGGCCCTCCTGGACGAGTTCGGCCCGCGCAACATGTACTTCAACACCTTCGGCGGCAACCCGGTCTCCGCGGCGGCCGGCCTCGCGGTGCTCGACGTGCTGGAGGACGAGGGCCTGGTGGAGCGGGCGCAGCGGAACGGCCAGGTCATCCGCGAGGCCCTGGCGCGGCTGGGCGCCGAGCACCCGTGGATCGGCGCCCCCAAGGGCGACGGCCTGTTCTTCGGCGTGGAGGTCTACGACCGCCCGGCCTTCGCGGCGGGCGCGCTGCCCGACCCGGCCCGCACCAAGGCGGTGGTCGAGGCCATGCGCGACCGCCGCGTGCTCATCAGCCGCATCGGCCGCCACGACAGCGTCCTCAAGATGCGCCCGCCGCTCGCGATCCAGGCTCCCGAGGTCGACCTCCTGCTCGCAACCTTCGCCGACGCCCTCACGTCAGTCGCCTGA